One segment of Akkermansiaceae bacterium DNA contains the following:
- a CDS encoding efflux RND transporter periplasmic adaptor subunit gives MNKSTTIPSALVLIGSCITLIFAAEESRPGSDGFISLQPEGIKNLGIQYAVVEKKDFETTVFAIGHIREVPKNHSVLSSRISGRIIAVNAFEGDMVKKGDVLVKVESRQPGSPPPVIELKAPRDGLVVTSHIQLGEPVEPDKELLDIMDLSEVWATAQIPEDAVSKIKPGTKAHLRIPALGGETIDGVMLRFDPKANQEGGTIGAIFKVPNQDLRLRPGMRTEFSIVTSSRQGVMAVPREALQGDAANRVVYVKHIEIKNAFTRLPVQTGEKNDRYVEIISGLFPGDEVVTTGSYALSFSSGTGLSLKEALDAAHGHEHNEDGSKMSDAQIKAKQEAAEGGKTKKTNPYTLFFAATTGVLLLLLIVSSVRHSRLNKHVTTSH, from the coding sequence ATGAACAAATCAACCACCATTCCCTCTGCCCTGGTTCTTATCGGCAGTTGCATCACACTCATCTTTGCCGCCGAGGAAAGCCGGCCTGGATCAGATGGATTCATCTCCCTCCAGCCCGAGGGGATCAAAAACCTCGGCATCCAGTATGCCGTGGTCGAAAAAAAAGACTTCGAGACCACGGTATTTGCCATCGGGCACATCCGCGAAGTCCCCAAAAACCATTCCGTACTCAGTAGCCGGATCTCCGGACGCATCATCGCCGTCAACGCCTTTGAGGGCGATATGGTCAAAAAAGGGGACGTGCTCGTCAAAGTAGAAAGCAGGCAGCCCGGCAGCCCCCCGCCCGTCATCGAACTCAAGGCTCCCCGCGACGGACTCGTTGTCACCAGCCACATCCAACTCGGCGAGCCCGTGGAACCCGATAAGGAATTGTTAGACATCATGGATCTCAGCGAGGTATGGGCCACTGCCCAGATCCCAGAGGATGCGGTCAGCAAGATCAAGCCCGGCACCAAGGCTCACCTGCGCATCCCGGCACTCGGCGGTGAGACGATCGATGGTGTCATGCTGCGCTTCGACCCCAAGGCCAACCAGGAAGGCGGCACCATCGGCGCCATCTTTAAAGTACCCAATCAAGACCTCCGGCTCCGCCCTGGTATGCGGACTGAATTTTCCATCGTCACTTCAAGCCGCCAGGGTGTCATGGCTGTTCCTCGCGAAGCTCTTCAAGGCGACGCCGCCAATCGGGTCGTTTATGTCAAACACATCGAAATCAAAAACGCCTTCACCCGCCTTCCGGTGCAGACGGGGGAAAAAAATGATCGTTACGTTGAGATCATCAGCGGCCTCTTCCCCGGTGATGAGGTCGTTACCACCGGTTCCTACGCGCTCAGCTTCTCCAGCGGCACCGGCCTGTCGCTCAAGGAGGCGCTCGATGCCGCCCATGGCCACGAGCACAACGAAGACGGCTCCAAAATGAGCGATGCCCAAATCAAAGCCAAACAAGAAGCCGCAGAAGGTGGTAAAACGAAAAAAACCAACCCCTACACCCTGTTCTTTGCGGCGACCACCGGGGTGCTCCTACTCCTGCTGATCGTCAGCAGTGTCAGACACTCCCGCCTGAACAAGCATGTAACCACTTCTCACTAG
- a CDS encoding efflux RND transporter permease subunit yields the protein MLNSLIRFSLAQRGLILTIATVLLAMGYYRSTQLPVEVLPDLTKPTVTILTESPGLAPEEVETLVTVPLENTLMGVTGVTRLRATNDIGLSLIFVEFDWGTDIYQARQFVQERLLGVTDDLPRGVVPYMTPVASLMGNIMLLGVTDPSGQMEPRDLRSLADWTISRRIQGIRGIAEVLSMGGGIKQLQIQPDPERMLSHGVSFDELREASSKVVSNTTGGFLTESAQEIMVRNLAMTTDLNAIGNTEVRRVHDRSIRIKDVADVVWDTEAMRGDASANGQRGVVISITKSPGFDTLALTKEVEAALADIQKNLPEGVVLTPMYKQSEFINLSFHNLVEALWLGGVMVCVILFLFLMNFRVTLITLTSIPLSLGIAVLVFDLFGLSVNSMTLGGLAVAIGMVVDDAIVDVENVFRRLKENALLAAPLPRLEVIAKASSEVRSSILYATILIILVFVPLLALSGVEGRLFTPIAIATIVSMAASFVVSLTVIPVLASFLLHPGKHKKPKDSPLVTGMKWVLKNTWLRLALSHPFAVLAIAAMLLLGAATLYPGMGNNFLPPFREPTTVIATTTAPGTSLKQTTELADTASKMLMEIEGVKTVGYRAGRAERGDHVVPVSTVEFEVNFDPDTTRARGEIIEEIRTVMSPVNLPGTFSAISSPLADRIGHMLSGVSAKIAIKIKGDNLNELRRIGTEIQTLAREIKGLEQARVEQQAPIPQLRIEVDRERARAYGITPGDLNARLATLLGGEAVTELYENQRIYDVVVRLPIEWRESPERLANMYIDTSSGQRVPLKNLADIRQAKGPNTIMRENTQRRFVVSINPTTDNLVSHVEELQKQIDAKIELPTGYSIDIEGEYLAQQDASKRIALMSVIVLVIVAFLLYSYFGTPVFTLQVLADIPIALIGGIILTYLTLQNISIATLVGFIAVAGIAARNSIMMISHYLHLMRHEGEGFTREMIERGTLERLVPVLMTALSAGIALLPLVANLGFIPGLPDSNPAEAPGKEILNPVAIVIVGGLVTSTLLGLGVTPAVFWLFGRRAALQAVERSAPASQ from the coding sequence ATGCTCAATTCACTCATCCGCTTTTCCCTCGCTCAGAGAGGGCTGATTCTGACGATTGCCACGGTATTGCTGGCCATGGGTTACTACCGCAGTACCCAGCTCCCCGTTGAGGTCTTACCCGATCTCACCAAGCCCACCGTCACCATCCTAACAGAATCACCCGGACTTGCGCCAGAGGAGGTGGAAACACTGGTGACCGTCCCGCTGGAGAATACACTCATGGGTGTCACTGGCGTCACCCGACTCCGCGCTACCAATGATATCGGACTTTCGCTCATCTTCGTCGAGTTCGACTGGGGAACGGACATTTACCAGGCACGTCAATTCGTTCAGGAACGCCTGTTAGGGGTCACCGACGACCTCCCCAGGGGAGTCGTTCCCTACATGACACCGGTTGCCTCCCTGATGGGCAATATCATGCTCCTGGGCGTTACAGATCCCTCCGGACAAATGGAGCCACGCGACCTCCGCTCGCTGGCCGACTGGACCATTTCCCGTCGAATCCAAGGCATCCGGGGTATTGCCGAAGTGCTGTCGATGGGTGGTGGCATCAAACAACTCCAGATCCAGCCCGATCCAGAACGCATGCTTTCCCATGGTGTTAGTTTTGACGAACTCCGTGAAGCCTCCTCCAAAGTGGTCAGCAATACCACAGGCGGCTTCCTCACGGAGAGTGCCCAGGAGATCATGGTTCGAAACCTGGCCATGACCACCGATCTTAACGCGATCGGCAATACCGAAGTCCGCCGTGTGCACGATCGCTCGATCCGGATCAAGGACGTTGCCGATGTCGTATGGGACACCGAGGCGATGCGTGGTGACGCCTCAGCCAATGGCCAGCGTGGTGTTGTCATCAGCATCACCAAGTCACCCGGCTTTGATACGCTCGCGCTCACCAAGGAGGTGGAGGCGGCACTGGCCGACATCCAGAAAAACCTGCCGGAGGGTGTGGTGCTTACCCCGATGTACAAGCAATCCGAGTTTATCAACCTCTCCTTCCATAACCTTGTGGAGGCACTCTGGTTGGGTGGTGTGATGGTCTGTGTGATCCTGTTCCTTTTCCTGATGAACTTCAGGGTGACCCTGATCACCCTCACCTCCATCCCCCTGTCATTAGGTATCGCGGTGTTGGTCTTCGATTTGTTTGGCCTGAGTGTCAACTCCATGACCCTGGGCGGTCTCGCTGTCGCCATTGGCATGGTGGTTGATGATGCCATTGTGGATGTGGAAAACGTCTTCCGTCGGCTCAAGGAAAACGCCCTGCTTGCCGCCCCCCTGCCTCGCCTGGAGGTTATCGCCAAAGCATCATCCGAGGTCCGCAGCTCGATCCTTTATGCGACGATCCTGATCATCCTAGTCTTCGTCCCCCTGCTTGCCCTCAGCGGCGTGGAGGGCCGCCTATTTACCCCCATCGCCATTGCCACCATCGTCAGTATGGCCGCATCTTTCGTGGTCTCGCTCACAGTCATCCCCGTGCTTGCCTCCTTCCTGCTCCATCCCGGCAAACACAAGAAACCGAAGGACAGCCCACTGGTCACAGGCATGAAATGGGTGCTTAAAAACACCTGGCTCCGCCTCGCCCTGAGCCACCCCTTCGCCGTCCTTGCCATCGCCGCCATGCTGCTCCTTGGAGCCGCCACCTTGTATCCCGGTATGGGAAACAACTTCCTGCCTCCGTTCCGCGAACCCACAACGGTGATCGCCACCACCACCGCCCCCGGTACTTCACTGAAACAAACCACCGAACTGGCCGACACGGCGAGTAAGATGCTCATGGAAATCGAGGGCGTCAAAACCGTTGGCTACCGTGCAGGCCGTGCCGAACGGGGCGACCATGTCGTGCCGGTCTCCACAGTCGAGTTTGAAGTCAATTTCGACCCCGACACCACACGCGCCCGTGGCGAAATCATTGAAGAAATCCGCACGGTGATGAGTCCGGTCAACCTACCCGGCACCTTCTCTGCCATCAGCAGTCCACTGGCCGACCGCATTGGCCACATGCTCAGTGGGGTGTCCGCCAAGATTGCGATTAAAATCAAGGGTGACAATCTCAACGAACTGCGTCGTATCGGCACGGAAATCCAAACCCTCGCCCGGGAAATAAAAGGCCTTGAGCAGGCACGGGTCGAGCAGCAGGCGCCGATCCCCCAGCTCAGGATCGAGGTCGACCGTGAACGGGCACGGGCCTACGGCATCACCCCGGGCGACCTCAATGCCCGGCTCGCCACACTGCTCGGGGGTGAAGCCGTCACCGAGCTCTACGAGAACCAGCGCATCTACGATGTCGTTGTCAGACTGCCCATCGAATGGCGTGAATCGCCGGAACGCCTTGCCAATATGTATATCGACACCTCGAGCGGTCAGCGTGTGCCCTTGAAGAACCTTGCCGACATTCGCCAGGCGAAAGGGCCTAACACGATCATGCGCGAAAACACCCAGCGCCGGTTTGTGGTCAGTATCAACCCGACCACTGACAACCTCGTCTCACACGTGGAAGAGCTGCAGAAACAGATCGACGCAAAAATAGAGCTCCCTACTGGCTATAGCATTGATATTGAAGGCGAGTATCTGGCCCAACAAGATGCCTCGAAACGGATTGCCCTGATGTCGGTGATCGTGTTAGTCATCGTGGCTTTCCTGCTCTACAGCTACTTTGGAACACCCGTGTTTACCCTCCAGGTTCTGGCGGACATCCCCATCGCCCTGATCGGCGGCATTATCCTGACCTACCTGACCTTGCAGAACATCAGTATCGCCACACTGGTCGGATTTATCGCCGTGGCCGGAATCGCAGCACGTAACAGCATCATGATGATCTCCCACTACCTCCACCTCATGCGCCATGAAGGTGAGGGTTTTACCCGGGAAATGATCGAGCGCGGCACCTTGGAACGACTCGTCCCGGTCCTGATGACCGCGCTCTCCGCCGGCATCGCCCTGCTGCCACTGGTCGCCAACCTCGGGTTTATCCCGGGTCTGCCCGACTCGAATCCTGCGGAAGCGCCTGGAAAGGAAATCCTCAACCCGGTCGCCATCGTCATCGTTGGGGGGCTCGTGACATCCACCCTGCTGGGACTTGGGGTGACTCCCGCTGTGTTCTGGCTCTTCGGACGCAGGGCGGCCCTTCAAGCGGTCGAGAGAAGCGCCCCGGCATCGCAGTAA
- a CDS encoding FKBP-type peptidyl-prolyl cis-trans isomerase, with product MVGDAVAPMTRKPYLIIVPIVVAIFAAIFIMDVKRMRGNELSRAADTGSASSAGVSVGDDDAAARPAKRKAREAIAPPQKIRTDSGLIYQVLKKGNGASPGPTDKVKVVYRGFLIDGTEFDSSPGDQPISFPLNQVIPGWTEGLQLMSVGAIYRFTIPPGLAYGNRAAGDKIPPDSTLIFEVELIAVEQ from the coding sequence ATGGTTGGCGATGCTGTTGCTCCTATGACCCGCAAACCTTATCTCATTATCGTGCCCATCGTGGTGGCCATTTTCGCCGCCATTTTCATCATGGATGTCAAGCGGATGAGGGGGAACGAGCTGAGTCGTGCTGCTGATACGGGTTCGGCATCGAGTGCCGGGGTTTCAGTGGGGGATGATGACGCGGCAGCCCGACCCGCAAAGCGCAAAGCGCGTGAGGCCATCGCGCCTCCACAAAAAATCCGTACCGATAGCGGCTTGATCTATCAGGTGTTGAAAAAGGGGAACGGGGCCTCGCCGGGGCCGACGGATAAGGTCAAGGTGGTCTATCGAGGATTTCTGATAGACGGTACGGAGTTTGATAGCTCCCCAGGTGACCAGCCTATTTCGTTTCCACTCAACCAGGTGATCCCAGGCTGGACCGAGGGTCTGCAATTGATGTCAGTGGGAGCCATCTATCGATTTACCATTCCCCCCGGACTTGCTTATGGTAATCGGGCAGCTGGGGATAAGATACCCCCTGACTCAACACTGATTTTTGAGGTGGAACTGATCGCGGTGGAGCAGTGA